In Elusimicrobiaceae bacterium, the sequence ACAGCCTCGAAATAACCGCCCGGAGGATGAATGAGCAGAGAATCATCAGCGACGTGGATCTTTCCGGTACAGGAAATCCTGTAAAGGGTTTTCGAGTCCGGGATTTGCTGTAACCAGTATGTTGTTTTCGCTGTTATCTGTTCCTCTGACATAAGCCAGAGGCAGCTCATCCGGGACGGCAAATCGGGGAACTCCTGCAAACGTATATCTTCAAAAAGACGTTCACGAACATAGAGAGAAAACTCGTTAATCACGTTCGGGGCGTCATTTAAAAGAATCGGCTCCGGAAACGTAAATGTCTCAAATTCTTTATAAAACGGGTTTGGCTCGTTTCCGGCAAGGTAGGTTTTTCCGATTATCAAATCAGCAAA encodes:
- a CDS encoding DUF2441 domain-containing protein, translating into TAAYSFKLLSCIIFPPVFFQCFRSCYNENREEMILLIYVENKEFYTLSRFADLIIGKTYLAGNEPNPFYKEFETFTFPEPILLNDAPNVINEFSLYVRERLFEDIRLQEFPDLPSRMSCLWLMSEEQITAKTTYWLQQIPDSKTLYRISCTGKIHVADDSLLIHPPGGYFEAVREHARLYWNGVVTNPAPEHQELLFAGSFTVLEETAPLSAR